The stretch of DNA tttaacacatactagttttattataacaatactaaagtattattttaattttattatagcttaatttgataatatacattattgcaagagctatattttttagtttcatttttcacacactagtttaaatgtttaattatagtaatgttgaagtattattttttaattacacttcaagttcatttgacaatatatgttattgtatgggttctaaattttagttttatttttcacatactagtttcattatagcaacactaaagtatcattttaattatagtacagtttcatttgacaatttatgttataaaatgagctttgttttttagtttcattttctaccCACAATAGCTTCATTATAGCAACagtaaaatatcattttaattttattacagttAGATCCACAGTATAACTGCATAAAAATAGTGTGGGTTCATAAAAATCACACTAATTGATCAATTATCACATAAatatactattatttatttatttttatagataaaatcaatatatacaaaaatCTAGTAAAAATTTCTCGTTgagatattttaataatttgtgaCCAACTTGGTAACATagtaatttatgtatatatcaATATGGAAGTcatttaaactatttaaaatagttaaaaaatttaaggagaaaataaaaatatttgggTTCATGATACAACTATTGGAGTTACTACACCCTGGGGTCCTTGTATGGAATATTAAATagtgaaatgacaaaaatttaaGCTACGAACTAATTGAGGcaataaaataaatgtcaaGAAAGTAatcaagtaatttttttttaaatgactaaATGTCACAATGTCACaataattaaggacttagtacTGAAAGTGAAATTTGTCTGTACATATATGAATATTGAATTTCAACAAATTTTCACCTTGGTCATCGACTACTGTgtcatatattaccatatttagtcattttattttaattatatctaATTACATTATTGACTTTCATCATTTGCTTGTCATAATTAGTACtccatttaaatttttatcatttcaCCATTTAATAAAGATGACTATAGCAtataatttaatcattcaagTATCTTGTTCTAATATGTAATTTCTCTCCCAATCTCtcttttaaactattttaattaaatgatgaaattacatgttagttaTCTTTATTAAACAGTAGAGTGACAAAAGTTTTAAATGACTAATTGTGACAAGCAAATGAACATTAATTAAGAATGcaatgtaacaaaattaaaaaatatatatataattaaatgtgacaatgtcacaataattaataactaaagATAAAATTTGCTCtataaaatttcttgaaataacaattaattttacttgTATATGCACTACACTGCGGCAACGTGGAAGTATGGAAGATCCTATCATagatagtatatatacaatgcCAGTACACCATTTTGGATGTTGTAGTTGAAggacatatataattatatattctcaTAGACAGTTAGAAGTATGGTAATAAATTATACCTTATTGTGGATGTATACATCAAAGATCATTGCGTATCGATCTGCTGAACTGGATTCTTAGTAAGGTAGGTCATAagatattttatgaattatggaTAAGTTGGAAACTGAGTTTATAGGTAGGTCACATGAAGATAAAGATTTATTATCTTCAAAGCTAAAAAGGGTACAAGTTCTATCGTTTTAACCTTAGTATAGAAAATTCTCCTCAGTTTTAGATCCTTTGCTGCTTAGCACTTAGCTTTAATTTTGATCATTAGCTGCTTTGAAGATTGCGTTttgcgcaaattatactgtggaaatgggctgatactgcagttgtgttgaaagaaaactgcagttgcgcggaacagaggtcgtttcatccgtcaacacaactgcagtatcaattcaacacaactgtagttccaaACGAATGAAACAACCTctattccgcgcaactgcagtttcctttcaacacaactgcagtatcagttcaacacaactgtagtatcagcccatgaccatggtccacggcaTAACGACTGTGCATTTTGcatcatcaaaatttaaattacattctACAATACTAAAAGACAAAATCATATCTTTTGAAAAatcatatatactaatataaattataaaactcAAAAGAATAAAGATGTAGTAGTGATGTACAAATAAAcatattttctgttttctaattttcacGGTTCCTAACTCTTCTAAAAACAAACCACATGACAtcatcaataaaattaataaaatttctatCAAACTTAAATTAGCATTTGCAATTTCAATAtaccaaaatattattaaagCCTCGGGTAATAAGGTCGTCATGTCTgaacacatatataaaattaataaccaTATATCGTATAAATCTCTAATAAGATGTTGATTCTCTCACAAGAACAAGGATATATAACACCAAAGTATGGTCCGGAACAACTTACGAAAAGGATGAGTTAAACAATTCTACGTACTTTTGGTTCTCAAAAcaatggaagaaaacaaaaaatggtctgttcaaaattttaaaagaatgaagataatatcaataatatGATAAGATCATCCtgagcattatatatatatatatatatatatatatatatatatatatatatatatatatataacgtccGATCAGTGCGGACACACCAATAGTTATGCAAACATGCaccaataatgttaggaaacacacaaaaaaaaatgcaccaaaAAGAGCACCATTAGATACGCATTATCACAAAATGCAACATTAGGGCAGGTACGCATAAAAGtcacacagtgttcagaaacACACCATTAGGTGTAGGgaggtatggtgcatttttttgggtgtggtgtgttttgtagcgcatttgtgcatttcatcGTTGTGCGTttttctaacactattggtACATTTTTTTATACTATTGGTGTGTCCACACGTACTGATCGCACGTTAAGGTGCGATcgcatcatatatatatatattcaactgCAATATAtaacaagaaaatgaaaaagtaaatgTAATATGAGTGATTTGCAAGAGGTATAGAATTATTTTGCAATGAAAAATGATAAACATTATTCACACAATTTACAACAGAAATGATCAGCTCCTTAACATCCAATGATAAGTAATTAACctcacatacatatatacactacATATTATACCCTAGTGATGCATAGTCTTCTTCATACATTATTCCCTCCTGATGAGACTGATGAGGATGAGGAAGCAGTACCGTCCCACCGCCATTGATGAGAAGATTCTCAATCTCAGAATTTGTATCAAACTCAGTGTTCCACCATTCCAACCTCTCCTTCGATCCCTCCATCTGTTTAAAACAATCAAAATCTGAAATCTGATGATTCTCACCGCCATTGATTAGAAGACTGTCAATCTCAGACTGGGTAAACCCTGGAATAGTCTGAATTTCCccagaattattattattattattattattattctcctGCCCCAAACTCGACCCAGAATTATTATTCATGCAATTTTCCAGTTCATTCATCTTGCTGTACTCTGGGATGTCGAGATTGGAGGTCATTATTGGCTCATCATCAGCTATTTTGGGTTGAAAGGGGGTGGGGGTGATTTTGTTGGGCCAAATGGGGGGTGGGTTGTTagggttattattattgtagagAGAAAAAGGGTTTTGAAGGCCTTGAAGTTGCATGTGGAGTTGGAGCCTTTCGAGAGCTGAGTTGCTTAGGTTTTGCAGGAATGGGTTCTCTTCAGTAACTCCTCCATTTGTTTGCTTATTATCAGATTCTTGATGGCCTGCTAGCAGTAATCTGTTCATCTGTGACTGTTTTCGCTTTCCCAGCAGCTTCTTCTTCAGCCTTGTGTTCCAGTAGTTCTTGATGTCGTTATCCGTTCTTCCCGGCAATTGTGCAGCTATTATAGACCACCTAATAATGTTACGAGTTTTAAAAAAGTTAGAATTGCGGGCGTTTAGtaactggagaaatggaaaatatgAGAATGAGGTTTTACAATTCGAAATAAAGAAAGAACTCGAAAAGTGTTCAAAATGAATCTACATACTCAAGCCCTAGTTCTATGGGTTTTGTAAtttcaacattattatattaggatcaaaacGATGATACAGTAGGTACAATCCAAGTTAGTCAAACTGTTGGCTTATAACGACTCCTTATAGGAGCAGCCTATTAGCCTTCAATTAGTTTGGTGCCATTAGCTATGAGCAGTTCAACTCCTAACAGAGCGGCTTAttgaccttcttagtttgagccaattaatcaattatatatgGGCAATTTGAATCCCAACAGGAACGacctattgactttcttgatttgagtcgatCAATTATGAGAAACCTATAGCTTAGTTTACCTGGTTGTGGTTCTTTGTCGGCTAGGATAGTGGTTGTGGGTTTCCTTGTTACCCAAAATGGATGATAGCTAGAATAGAGGATGCATATAGAGTCTAAGAATTCCAGCTTTTGCAAGGAATATTAAGGATCAAGAAAGACCACAAAGAAAGATCTAGAAttcattaaaacaatatatgttTGTATGTACATATAGATGTGATCTTGGAAGTGATGATGAAGTTATTAATTCCCTAAATCAGAAGAATCAGAAACAAGAGCTAGAGGACAACTACTACTAGGTTTTTGAcacaaaatattttgttttaatgttgAGAGATCAGAGGTGAGGGATAGATGACTGACCTGCTGCCAATACTAATGTAGAGGCTACAGATGATGTTGTCTTCTTCTTCAGTGAAACCACCATGCTTTATATTAGGCCTCAAATAATTCAACCATCTTAGCCTGCAACTCTTCCCACATCTCTTTAACCCTACAAACAATCAAATAAAAACAGTAAAGACTCAAATCGAATCGAATCAAATCGGCCGATCAATCAAGGAAAGGaagatatatttaatttataccaATTTTCTGAGGAAGAGCAATCCAATTGCCACCAGTGCCATGCTTCTCAATATAAGCTTTTAGTTTAGCATCTTCTTCAGGAGACCATGGACCCTTCTTCACGCTAGCTTTATCACAGCATGGAGCTCTGCCCATCCTTTTTGTGTTGGTGTACTTTGTGGGGTGTTGATCAGATCAATCTTAGCTTTGTTCTTGAAAAGTTAGGTGTCTTCTCTGATTGTTGGTGAGAAATGTATGAAGAGAAGACCTGGCTTTATAGGTAGTAATAGCTACGTGATGTGATACTTTTTAAACCcttaagaatataatatttctcaTTTGTTTTCCATGATTTGAGCCTCTTCTTATTCTATACGATACAACTAATAATAACTATTTGGATGTGGATGAGTTCTATCGTATTAGATAGAAACACGTTCATAAATTATGTTCAAAAAGTAAACAATTATCACAAcgtcaaaaattataactagtagCGATTTGGATACGCAGTTTCATAATCTCATTATATTTGCATAACAGTTAGTGTCATGAACACATGACCCTATTCCAGTACAAATTATCGTTATTAGTGTTGGGAGACAGCTCGGAGAGTCGAGTCCAGTATCCTACCATCGAAATGTGTGGTTGACTGCTACtcaagtataaggaaataaagttgtgtcttcGCTACTAGTTGTAACTTTTGGCATAATGATAAGCGTTTGATCGTGACAGTTGTATCTAAGCAGGTCATGGGTGCAGGTGTTGGGggattatattgtttaattggGTGGCAACTTGGAGAGTTGAGTCCAACATCCTGCCATCGAAACGTGGCGCTGACTGCTACGCATGtagaaggaaataaaattgcatcttagctactagctataacttttagcaTAATGGTAAGCATTTGGTCCCGACAATTAAAACTTTTACCATTATACCAAAGGTATGTTAGACTTAACCCTTCAAGCTGTCACCCaataataaactctttttttagactatatatgtattatagatGATGTTATATTTAGTATCTATGATCTATCTCCACAACTCCTCACAGTAGTAAAGATTGTGCCCCTCCCTTGTTGACAAATACATTTGGATTAGTTTCAATtcattaaaacattatattaaaagaCTAAGTCTCAATAATGTTACTACATGACAATGCAGGGCACAAATTGTCAAATGTGATATTAAAATGAGTAGCTTTTTGTGTGTGTCCCATTTAATTATTGATATGATGAAGAGGGAAAGATAGAGCTAAAATTATGAAGATCAGAAGCCTCCATGCATCCTCTTAGTTTGTCGCCGACCGCGCCAAGAATTGTTCGATTGTTGCCCTACTTTCTTTAGGCCTAGACTAGATGGATATATATCACATTTCATTTCAAATTAAAACCCTATTTCTAATAATACTGTGCACTACTGCACTTACATTTGGAATAAAATAGTCCTGAATGAGAACCATTTAAGTTAACAATTACATAGTTGGTGAAATCTTAATATTCGAGGGATCAAATTGTGTATTAACTctgtaaattttttaatattgtagtgtaaactttataataatagtaatgcaACGGTTACTAATGTTCTCCCACAACGGCAACTACGTATAATTTCAAGAACCAAACCTTACTCTTGGCCCACGAGTTGACTCGTACGTGTATATAACCGGATTATAGTTCACATTTCAATGTGgatcattaataaatatttatttttagtagtatacaaaaaattatttttaagggttaattttcttttttattctagatttatatatgtcatttcacttttagtctctcttttttttttttttttagaacactCCCCcctttggtcatagtattattatagcatgatcattttttgtcttttatcaacaaaatcgtttaaattttcttaaatacaagggtattttggtctttaaataaggattttttaaaaaagtaaaaaataaaaatatagcgggtcaaccactttgttaaaaaaaatatcaaattgcCCTTGTATTTAACCTTATTTCATCGATTTTTTTGATGGAtaaccaaaaatggtcatgccacaataatactagggcTAAAggtgaatgttctaataaaaacatgactaaaagtgaactaccacatataaatttaggatcaaaaaaagaattaacattatttttaatatattgaaaattcatttttaaatagtatgtcaaaaaatgaacattcaatttactaaaaataaactttcagcatactaaaaatgaactttatgCAATTGGTCTACCTTATAAGGTAGACTATGGTTCATGATATAACGATGGCTGGGAGGAAGTTGGGTACATTCTCCAAACATTAGAATAAAATTTTCAGTTGTTAATTGTTTAATTCTAACATGTATAATTTGAATGAAACAAATATTATTCTATTTCACAATGCAAGTTAACACTTTTATACGTGTGTCTCATCAAGATTataaatctttattttttttttgtttatatattttttcactgaacaaattattaatatgattgagttaaaaataaatttaaataaataaagaagctCAAAATAATGCCGTGATCCAGCTATAGTCTACGGCCGTGTTTTGAGGTTAGTCAACTTCAATGTATTGGAAATTGGTTGAGATGAATTATAGCCCACggttaaaacaaaatataaactaaaaacaaaatacaaaaaaaaaatgaagaaaaagaaaaacttgtAAGTTGGTTTAATTTGAGAACAGTGTGTAATTCAAAATTGAGGCAATCAACTTTATTTGTTGGGATTAGGTAGTACAGATATTCCACTGACAACTTGGTTTTCCCCGAAAATAAGTTTACATGCttgattttgttttcttctttcttttttttatttttatttttattttttttttggtatttaaaGTTTAAGACTGACCCCAAGTCTTACAACGACTTACATAAAACTTTACCAAATGACAGCTAACGTTTTATTTACTTATAACACATTTTAGTTCACGAAATAAATTGTGTGTTGAGcaacaatttaaaaagttaagTCTAATATCCTGCTATCGAAAAAGGTAAGAACTTGAGGTCAAGTGTGAACATGCACTTCACAACTCTACCAAGTTTATTTTCTAACAAATACAAGTGTGCTTAAAATTTATGATTACTAAAAGTGCATTttgaataaattgtaattagtagatttgattatatataaagtatatgcAAGACAATTGCAattctaaatataataaaatatacttgGTAGTCTTGTCAAGTGCATTCAAggtttgaaataattatcaaattgtcAATACATTTTTCTTTGCTTCAGACTCATTGATCTTCTTAGATCAACGGCTAGATAGGCCGGTTTTCAAGGCACCAGTTCCACTTGAAATTATGTATTATAAAAATAGGCTATTCTCGATAATAGTATAACTTGCCAAACTATGTAATATACTTATTCTAAGGAATGATATTACGTGCtgttagatttttgttttaggTGCTTCAAAAGCCCCCTCCAGCAAGGGCACTATCATGTTGTTGGATTATTTATAGTTTAGAAATTATGAAATTCTTTTCtggaaaaaaataacaaaggaaaatattgaGTTCATATTTTATGTACTTAAAAAGACTATTTCATTCTCATTTTTATTTGcttccaaattattattatttttaaatctatgattaaaaaaaaaacagaaaaattcaattaaatggTAAATTTCTGTGTTACCAAATACCGATGAACTTTAGAAGCATCTATAATTGCGAGTCCATATTCATGTATTATTACATCATTCGCATAATGCCCCATAATGTTTACTTCAAATGTGATCATTATTTAATTCCAAattgatgaatttaattttgACACAACgaattttatgattttgaatAAATTGTTTAAACTCAATAAATATTACACCGAGGAGAAATTGTACTGTTAGTCCTTTAATTATTGTCTCTTATGAAATTCAGTcctcaattttcaatttaaaaaaaaaatagtccttcaattattttaatgttGTCAATTCATACCTTCAGTACGTGACACCAATTTAATCCTTCAATTGTTTAACATGCTAAAACTACAAAAGGACTAAGTTGGCAATCTTTAAAacaattgaaaaactaaaatttcttaaaattgacAAATGAATTGGGAACTAAATTACATAACAGATAATaattaaaagactaaaagtgtgATTTCTCCTTACACCGATAGATGTTTATGGTTTATCTAAGAGACTCACATAATTAGGTGATTAAGCATGAATAGCGGCTAGTGATATTTATGAGTGATAAATATAAGAATATACAACATGATTCTTTAACAAAATAGTATATCATTTGACACACAACGATTTCATATTGTAATTAGAgcataaatatattactttcaaTAAAAagtttcatgtttttttttttgaaaaaaaaaagtttcatgtTTAATTCTCCTTCCTtttaaatgtactttttataatgtttagaagagagaaaaaatatCCCTATATCCTATTTCCCTTTGTCTAGCTCCTAAGAAGGGatagtaaaaacaaaacaaaaaaaaaggaaaaaaatacaatttttttgggATAATGATTGTGACTTTCTGATATAAGAATCATGCTCCACCTATTTGAccacttttttcaaaaaaaaacaaaaataattttaatcattCATTTGTTACTTCTAATGAAATTTAGGAATTgtctttcaatttctttaaataTGATCCCTAGTTATTATTAGGGCTTGAAGAGTTCAGCATGCAAAAATGAGAATAAAGTGAAATTACACTAAAACTCCCATGAAATCTTAATTGGGAATACTATTATTGACTCCCATTATGTGAAAGACCAAAATGACATTATACATATTGAAAGACtatattttaacaaattaaaagacagaTCATACATTTCAATATGATAAAAACAATTGAAGGGGCAAAAgcgaattaatatttttttctaaaaaattaatttcctaTTACATCTTGACCCTTCAATTAAGTAAATTTTTTAGCAACTTGCTAAGTCGTCGCTAATTACGGCATCACAGGACTAATTGCCACAGGTTGGCTAAGGCCCTGTAT from Ipomoea triloba cultivar NCNSP0323 chromosome 7, ASM357664v1 encodes:
- the LOC116026019 gene encoding transcription factor MYB36, which encodes MGRAPCCDKASVKKGPWSPEEDAKLKAYIEKHGTGGNWIALPQKIGLKRCGKSCRLRWLNYLRPNIKHGGFTEEEDNIICSLYISIGSRWSIIAAQLPGRTDNDIKNYWNTRLKKKLLGKRKQSQMNRLLLAGHQESDNKQTNGGVTEENPFLQNLSNSALERLQLHMQLQGLQNPFSLYNNNNPNNPPPIWPNKITPTPFQPKIADDEPIMTSNLDIPEYSKMNELENCMNNNSGSSLGQENNNNNNNNNSGEIQTIPGFTQSEIDSLLINGGENHQISDFDCFKQMEGSKERLEWWNTEFDTNSEIENLLINGGGTVLLPHPHQSHQEGIMYEEDYASLGYNM